In Sporanaerobacter acetigenes DSM 13106, a single window of DNA contains:
- a CDS encoding cell division protein FtsA, giving the protein MLDFNATVKNPEDLIFSLDIGTRTVIGIVGIYEDEKFKVLESCIKEHNKRNMYDGQIHDIEGVTKIVKEVKEELEEKLELPLKKVSIAAAGRALKTSRIRIDKEIDKTVEISNNMIEALELEAAQKSQELIDEEKSKNDLKYYCIGYSVVNYYLDDSFIENLEGHKGEKIGVDLLATFLPQVVIDSLYVVVNRAGLEVSNITLEPIAAINVAIKENLRLLNLALVDIGAGTSDIAITKDGTIMAYAMTATAGDELTESLARAYLLDFDSSEKLKINLNKENTHEFSDIVGVKYKLTTEEIISNIENEIDKLAKEISEKIIEYNGKAPSAVFLVGGSSQIPTLNEHIANCLGLPKERVAIRDISFIENVEGIEDELKGPDIVTPIGIAMEGVNSKYKNFIQIYINGEEIRVFNTENIKVSDVLILIGYNPRKLIPQRGEDFIYYVNGKKKLIKGELGKPAEIYVNGTFANLNTELKDRDFIDLRDSTKGDKKILYLYDCIPKSKVIVLNNEEVNLIRELQINGLETEENIIIKEGDRVEYFEINTVYELIEYMNMNIHDLKIYRNSKEVDLYTELENGDVLTIGTQNGTSNIKDSQREICLSINGKERNFQHEKKEFVFVDIFNYIDFDLSKPRGKLVLKLNGRDAEYLERLKDGDTIEVYWEN; this is encoded by the coding sequence ATGTTAGATTTCAATGCAACTGTAAAAAATCCTGAAGATTTAATATTTTCACTTGATATAGGCACTAGAACTGTCATAGGTATAGTTGGCATATATGAAGACGAAAAATTCAAAGTTTTAGAAAGCTGTATCAAGGAACACAACAAAAGAAATATGTATGATGGTCAAATCCATGATATAGAAGGAGTAACCAAAATAGTTAAAGAAGTCAAAGAAGAATTAGAAGAAAAACTAGAATTGCCTTTGAAAAAAGTTTCTATTGCTGCTGCAGGCAGAGCTTTGAAGACTAGTAGAATTAGGATAGATAAAGAAATTGATAAAACTGTTGAGATAAGTAACAATATGATAGAAGCTTTAGAGCTTGAAGCAGCACAAAAATCTCAGGAATTAATAGATGAAGAAAAAAGCAAAAATGACTTAAAGTATTATTGTATTGGTTATAGTGTAGTAAATTACTATTTAGATGATAGCTTTATTGAAAATTTAGAGGGGCATAAAGGTGAAAAAATTGGGGTAGATCTTTTGGCGACATTTTTGCCACAAGTAGTTATAGATAGTTTATATGTGGTAGTCAATAGAGCTGGTCTTGAAGTTTCGAATATTACATTGGAGCCTATTGCAGCTATAAATGTAGCTATAAAAGAAAATTTAAGATTGCTAAATTTAGCATTAGTAGATATTGGTGCTGGGACATCAGATATTGCCATAACCAAAGATGGTACTATAATGGCTTATGCTATGACAGCTACTGCAGGTGATGAACTGACAGAAAGTTTAGCAAGAGCATATCTTTTAGATTTTGATTCAAGTGAAAAACTTAAAATTAATTTAAATAAAGAAAACACTCATGAATTTTCTGATATAGTAGGGGTAAAATATAAATTAACTACAGAAGAGATTATTTCAAATATTGAAAATGAAATAGATAAATTGGCTAAAGAAATAAGTGAAAAAATAATTGAGTACAATGGGAAGGCTCCAAGTGCAGTATTTTTAGTAGGTGGTAGTAGTCAAATTCCTACATTAAATGAACATATTGCCAATTGTCTGGGACTTCCAAAAGAAAGAGTTGCCATTAGAGATATTAGTTTTATTGAAAATGTAGAAGGCATTGAAGATGAGCTTAAAGGACCAGATATAGTTACTCCTATTGGGATTGCCATGGAAGGAGTCAACAGCAAATACAAAAATTTTATTCAAATATATATAAATGGAGAGGAGATAAGGGTATTCAATACAGAAAATATAAAGGTATCGGATGTACTGATTCTTATTGGATACAATCCTAGAAAATTGATTCCTCAAAGGGGAGAAGATTTCATATATTATGTAAATGGGAAGAAAAAGCTCATAAAGGGAGAGCTGGGAAAACCAGCAGAAATATATGTAAATGGTACATTTGCCAATTTGAATACAGAATTAAAGGATAGAGATTTTATTGATTTGAGAGATAGTACCAAAGGAGATAAAAAAATATTATATCTTTATGATTGCATTCCTAAATCTAAAGTGATAGTTTTAAATAATGAAGAAGTAAATTTGATTAGGGAATTGCAAATAAATGGTCTAGAAACAGAAGAAAATATAATCATAAAAGAAGGAGACAGAGTAGAATATTTTGAAATAAATACTGTTTATGAATTGATAGAATATATGAATATGAATATACATGATTTGAAAATATATAGAAATTCTAAAGAAGTGGATTTATATACTGAATTGGAAAATGGCGATGTATTGACGATTGGAACCCAAAATGGGACAAGCAATATAAAAGATAGCCAAAGGGAAATATGCTTGAGTATAAATGGAAAAGAAAGAAATTTTCAACATGAAAAGAAAGAATTTGTTTTTGTTGACATATTTAACTACATTGATTTTGACCTTTCAAAACCTAGAGGGAAACTAGTACTTAAATTGAATGGAAGAGATGCAGAGTATTTGGAAAGGTTAAAAGATGGAGATACGATTGAAGTCTATTGGGAAAATTGA
- a CDS encoding glycine C-acetyltransferase → MGNVHELNFLKEKIQGLKDDGVYRKLPVLEGPNEAEIILNGKKVINLSSNNYLGFANHPRLKKASIEAVEKYGVGAGAVRTIVGNMDIHENLEKLLAEFKREEAAFIYQSGFNCNAGTIQAITEKGDLIISDELNHASIIDGTRLSKADKAIFNHSDMDSLEDVLKKNRDKYRNVLIITDGVFSMDGDIAKLPEIVELAEKYEAMTYVDDAHGSGVLGESGRGTVDHFGLHGRVDFSIGTLSKAIGVVGGYVAGSQTMYEWLNHRARPVLFSTSLPPAAVGAITEAVTMLMESTEYTDRLWDNAKYFKAKLGTLGFNTGHSETPITPVIIGDEAKTMEFSRKLLEAGVFVSAIVFPTVPRGTGRVRCMVTAAHTKEQLDRAVAAFEKVGKEMNIL, encoded by the coding sequence ATGGGAAATGTACATGAATTGAATTTTTTAAAGGAAAAAATACAAGGATTAAAGGATGATGGAGTTTATAGAAAACTTCCTGTACTTGAAGGACCTAATGAGGCAGAAATTATTCTAAATGGCAAAAAGGTTATTAACTTATCTTCAAACAACTATTTAGGATTTGCCAATCATCCAAGACTTAAGAAGGCCAGCATTGAAGCTGTAGAAAAATATGGCGTTGGTGCAGGTGCAGTTAGAACTATTGTAGGAAATATGGATATTCACGAAAATTTGGAGAAATTGTTGGCTGAATTTAAACGTGAAGAAGCTGCTTTTATCTATCAATCAGGATTTAATTGCAATGCTGGAACTATTCAAGCTATAACTGAAAAAGGTGATCTAATTATTTCAGATGAATTGAATCATGCTTCAATTATTGATGGAACTAGGCTTAGTAAGGCTGACAAAGCAATATTTAATCACTCAGATATGGATAGCTTGGAAGATGTACTTAAAAAGAATAGAGATAAATATAGAAATGTTTTAATCATTACTGATGGTGTATTCAGTATGGATGGGGACATTGCAAAACTACCTGAAATAGTAGAATTAGCTGAAAAATATGAAGCTATGACTTATGTAGATGATGCTCACGGCTCAGGAGTATTGGGAGAAAGTGGAAGAGGAACTGTTGACCACTTTGGTCTTCATGGAAGAGTAGATTTTTCAATAGGTACTCTTTCAAAGGCTATAGGAGTAGTAGGAGGATATGTAGCAGGAAGCCAAACTATGTATGAATGGTTAAATCACAGAGCTAGACCAGTTCTATTTAGTACATCACTTCCTCCAGCAGCAGTGGGAGCCATAACTGAAGCTGTAACAATGCTTATGGAATCCACTGAATATACAGATAGACTTTGGGATAATGCAAAATATTTTAAAGCAAAGCTTGGTACACTAGGATTCAATACAGGTCATAGTGAAACGCCTATCACTCCAGTTATCATAGGAGACGAAGCAAAAACTATGGAATTCAGTAGAAAGTTACTTGAAGCAGGTGTATTTGTATCAGCAATAGTATTCCCAACAGTTCCAAGAGGAACAGGAAGAGTTAGATGTATGGTGACAGCAGCGCATACAAAAGAACAACTTGATAGAGCAGTAGCTGCTTTTGAAAAGGTAGGAAAGGAAATGAATATTTTATAA
- the nth gene encoding endonuclease III produces MGKNLSKKQVKEVLNILEELYPHAKAELNFSNPFELLIATILSAQCTDVRVNKVTQKLFKEYKTPEDYLKLSEEELGEKIRSCGFYNNKSKNILGTCEMLVKEYGGNVPDTREELMKLPGVGRKTANVVLSNAFSKDAIAVDTHVFRVSNRIGLSNSDNVLDTEKDLMRNIEKSMWSKAHHLLIFHGRRICKARKPLCEKCPLDSYCIYYKENVQ; encoded by the coding sequence ATGGGAAAAAATTTAAGTAAAAAACAAGTAAAAGAGGTATTAAATATACTTGAAGAACTTTATCCTCATGCTAAAGCTGAACTAAATTTCTCAAACCCCTTTGAACTTTTAATAGCTACAATTCTTTCTGCTCAATGCACTGATGTGAGAGTCAACAAAGTTACACAAAAGCTCTTCAAAGAATATAAAACTCCTGAAGATTATTTAAAATTGAGTGAAGAAGAATTAGGAGAGAAAATTAGAAGTTGTGGGTTTTATAACAACAAAAGTAAGAATATTTTGGGAACTTGCGAAATGTTAGTTAAAGAATATGGTGGAAATGTTCCAGATACGAGAGAGGAACTTATGAAACTTCCTGGGGTGGGGAGAAAAACAGCCAATGTAGTTTTAAGTAATGCTTTTTCTAAAGATGCTATTGCTGTTGACACCCATGTATTTAGGGTATCAAATAGAATAGGATTGTCAAATAGTGACAATGTGTTAGACACAGAAAAAGATTTAATGAGAAATATTGAAAAAAGCATGTGGTCTAAAGCCCATCATTTATTGATTTTTCATGGAAGACGTATATGCAAAGCTAGAAAGCCCCTATGTGAAAAATGCCCATTAGATAGTTATTGCATATATTATAAAGAAAACGTACAATAA
- a CDS encoding NAD(P)H-dependent flavin oxidoreductase, with translation MELPELKIGNLIAKIPIVQGGMGVGISLSSLAGNVALNGGIGVISGVEIGFNEPDYYKNKKEANLRALKKHIKKAQEICNDGIVGINLMSVQNNFAEMAQKAVEEKIDIIFSGAGLPLELPKFTDGSDTKIAPIVSSGRAISLICKSWDRHYQVVPDAVVVEGPKAGGHLGFSKEDLDDPSKELDNLLLEVLKAIKPYEEKYNKKIPVIAGGGIFNGEDIAKFLELGASGVQMGSRFVATSECDASQAFKETYVNCKSEDIQIINSPVGLIGRAINNDFLNEVKLGLKKPIKCIANCLKPCDPTKSQYCIADALINAQKGNMKSGFAFAGENAYKIDKIVSVKELIEELISEAKLCFKSFSNGD, from the coding sequence ATGGAATTACCTGAACTTAAAATTGGAAATCTTATTGCAAAAATACCTATTGTTCAAGGAGGTATGGGAGTTGGAATTTCATTATCATCTTTAGCAGGCAATGTAGCCTTAAATGGTGGTATTGGAGTAATATCAGGCGTTGAAATTGGATTTAATGAACCAGATTATTATAAAAATAAAAAAGAAGCTAATTTGAGAGCTCTAAAAAAACATATAAAGAAAGCCCAAGAAATATGTAACGATGGCATTGTTGGTATAAATTTAATGTCAGTACAAAACAATTTTGCGGAAATGGCCCAAAAAGCAGTTGAAGAAAAAATAGATATAATATTTTCTGGTGCTGGGCTTCCGTTGGAATTGCCTAAATTTACTGATGGTTCTGACACGAAAATTGCGCCTATTGTATCTTCAGGAAGAGCTATTTCATTGATATGCAAATCCTGGGATAGACATTATCAAGTAGTCCCTGATGCGGTAGTAGTTGAAGGGCCTAAAGCTGGTGGTCACCTTGGGTTCTCCAAGGAAGATTTAGATGATCCTTCTAAAGAATTGGATAATTTATTGTTGGAAGTTTTAAAAGCAATAAAACCTTATGAGGAGAAGTATAACAAAAAAATTCCTGTTATAGCAGGTGGAGGAATTTTTAATGGAGAAGATATAGCTAAGTTTTTAGAATTAGGTGCTTCTGGAGTTCAAATGGGAAGCCGATTTGTTGCTACATCTGAATGTGATGCTTCTCAAGCTTTTAAAGAAACTTATGTAAACTGTAAGTCTGAAGATATTCAAATCATTAATAGCCCAGTTGGATTGATTGGTCGAGCTATAAATAATGACTTTTTAAATGAAGTAAAGTTGGGTTTAAAAAAACCTATTAAATGTATTGCTAATTGTTTAAAGCCATGTGATCCTACAAAATCACAATATTGCATAGCTGATGCTCTGATTAATGCTCAGAAGGGAAATATGAAATCTGGTTTTGCGTTTGCAGGCGAAAATGCTTACAAGATAGACAAGATAGTTTCAGTAAAAGAATTGATAGAAGAATTGATTTCAGAAGCTAAGTTGTGTTTTAAATCTTTTTCTAATGGAGATTAG
- the queG gene encoding tRNA epoxyqueuosine(34) reductase QueG → MNLKQYIIQKSQEVGIDIIGFTDSGRLDDLKDYLYERRENNRETEFEEKDLEKRVDPKSIFPHCKSIIVVGISYNVDFNEKVDFELKGKISKSSWGEDYHRVVKDRIEKLIDEIEKEIEFNYISFVDTGPLVDRELARKAGVGWYGKNCSIINDKYGSFIFIGYILTDLDIESDNPILSQCGDCNLCLRACPTGALEAPYKFNPKKCISYLTQTKDEIPYELREKMGIKVYGCDTCQIVCPKNKSALNSKNNEFVPVNTKGYIDIEEIFNMSNSEFKKKYGSMAGSWRGKNILKRNCIIAIGNMKDVNNIEFLEKALKDPSPMIRQYANWAIKKIKT, encoded by the coding sequence ATGAATTTAAAACAATATATTATACAAAAATCTCAAGAGGTAGGAATTGATATTATAGGGTTCACAGATTCTGGCAGGCTAGATGATTTGAAAGATTATCTCTATGAAAGAAGAGAAAATAACAGAGAAACAGAATTTGAAGAAAAAGATTTAGAGAAGAGGGTAGACCCTAAAAGTATATTTCCTCATTGCAAAAGTATAATTGTAGTTGGGATTTCTTATAATGTTGATTTTAATGAAAAAGTAGATTTCGAATTAAAGGGGAAAATTTCTAAATCTTCTTGGGGAGAAGATTATCATAGAGTAGTCAAAGATAGAATAGAAAAACTTATAGATGAGATTGAAAAAGAAATTGAATTCAATTATATATCTTTTGTAGATACAGGGCCATTAGTAGATAGGGAATTGGCTAGAAAAGCTGGAGTAGGGTGGTATGGGAAAAATTGTTCAATCATAAATGATAAATATGGTTCATTTATATTCATAGGATATATTTTAACTGATTTAGATATAGAAAGTGACAATCCTATTCTAAGTCAGTGTGGAGATTGCAATCTTTGTTTAAGAGCTTGTCCTACAGGAGCTCTAGAAGCACCTTATAAATTCAATCCCAAGAAATGTATATCTTATCTTACTCAAACTAAAGATGAAATACCTTATGAATTGAGAGAAAAGATGGGAATAAAAGTTTATGGATGTGATACTTGTCAAATTGTTTGTCCTAAAAATAAAAGTGCTTTAAATAGCAAAAACAATGAATTTGTTCCCGTCAATACGAAAGGATATATAGATATAGAAGAAATTTTTAATATGTCCAATAGTGAATTTAAGAAAAAGTATGGTTCTATGGCAGGAAGTTGGAGGGGGAAAAATATATTAAAAAGAAATTGCATTATAGCTATTGGAAATATGAAAGATGTAAACAATATTGAATTTCTAGAAAAAGCACTAAAAGATCCAAGCCCAATGATTCGGCAATATGCAAATTGGGCAATAAAGAAAATAAAGACCTAG
- a CDS encoding DUF503 domain-containing protein, with amino-acid sequence MIIGACTIKLIIYESNSLKDKRHVIKSIIGKIQSRFNVSIAEIDLNDSWQSSIIGFACVTNDTTHANQIVNNVLKFIDGDSRVEIIDYNIEIL; translated from the coding sequence ATGATAATTGGTGCATGCACTATAAAATTAATTATATATGAATCAAATTCTTTGAAAGATAAAAGACATGTGATAAAAAGTATCATAGGGAAAATACAATCTAGATTTAATGTATCTATTGCAGAAATTGATTTAAATGACAGTTGGCAAAGTTCTATCATTGGTTTTGCTTGCGTCACAAATGATACTACTCATGCCAATCAGATAGTAAACAATGTGTTGAAGTTTATAGATGGAGATAGTAGAGTGGAGATTATAGACTATAATATTGAAATACTGTAG